The Anaerobacillus sp. CMMVII region TGCTTCTATTAGTTCGGTTGAAACTTGACGTATACCTAAATTCGTTAATCGAACGGTAGGTGGCATCGCAAAAATAACCGAAGCAATTACACCTGGCACCATTCCAATTCCGAAAAATACAACTGCAGGAATTAAATAAACGAAGGCTGGCATGGTTTGCATAAAGTCTAAAATCGGTGTTACCACATTTTCAGTTGTTTTATTTTTGGCCATCCAAATACCTATTGGTACACCAAAGACTACAGAAATACCAGCAGATGTTAATACGAGCGAAAGTGTTAACATCATATCATTCCAGTATCCTAAGTTTTGAATGAGAAATAGTCCAAAAAAAACAAAAAGTGGTAAGCCAATTTTCTTTTTCGTCGCAAAGAATGCCAATGCGGTGATCATTAGTATAAATAACCACTCTGGAAGAACACTTAAACCAGCACTTAATTGGTCAACAAAAAATCGAATAACTGCTGTAACTCCTTTAAATAATCCATCGGCATTTTTTAACCAATCGACAAAAGCGTCAATTCCATTAGCTAGCGGAAGCCTCGGTATTAGATTCATCCTTCTTCACCTCCTGACTTGAAGACAGGGCTGCTAAAACAGCTCCGCGAATAATGATTCCTTTTAATTGATCTTCTTCAACAACAGCAACTGGAATAGGCGAAGTTGAAACGACATCAAACAAGTCATGTAAAGGGGTATCAGGATGAACAGTAGGAACATTTTGGTCCATAATATCTAGTAAACTAGCATCCTTACCTGCTTTCGAAACTTGTTCAGCGCTTACGATACCAAGAAGCTCTTTGTTACGATTTGTCACATAGATGTTGGAAATCCCAGCATCCTTCATTCTTTGCATCGCAACACGTAAACCATCCTTCTCTGCATTTACAGTTTCCGGACGTTTCATGACATGTCCGGCTGTAAAGACTTTAGAACGGTCTACATCTTCAACAAATCTTTCTACATAATCATTTTCCGGATTTTTTAAGATTTCTTCTGGTGTGCCAATTTGAACGATCGAACCATCCTTCATAATGGTAATTCTGTCTCCGATGCGTAAAGCTTCATCTAAATCATGTGTAATAAAGATGATGGTTTTTTGCATTTTTCGTTGCAAATCGAGTAATTCATCTTGCATGTCTTTTCTAATTAATGGGTCTAGGGCAGAGAAGGCTTCGTCCATCAGCAAGACATCAGGATCGTTAGCTAACGCCCGAGCAAGACCAACGCGTTGTTGCATGCCACCGGATAGTTCATTTGGATACATATTTTCATAGCCATTAAGACCAACAAGATCAAGTGAGGAAATGGCCTTTAATTTACGTTCCTCTTTTTCAATTCCTTGTACTTCCAGACCGTACTCGACATTCTCGAGAACTGTACGGAAAGGGAATAAGCCAAACTTTTGAAAAACCATGCTTAATTTTTTCCTGCGTACGTCCCGTAACTCCTTTTCTCCCATGGCCGCTAAATCAACACCATCAATCCAAACACTACCAGTTGTTGGTTCAATTAATCGGTTTAAGAGACGAACCAATGTAGACTTTCCGCTCCCTGATAACCCCATAATTACGAAAATTTCACCGTTCTCAACCTCAAAGTTTGCCTGATTAACACCAACTGTCATTCCGGTTTGTTTTAAAATTTCGTCTTTTGACGTATTTTTCTTTAAAAGTTCTAGTGCTTTTTTGGGTTTTCTCCCAAAAATTTTCGTTAGATTTTCAACTTTTATTTTCGACATGTATTCCACCTCAATTCCATGTTTATTTCGTTTCAAACACAACATTTTCCGTATATAAAAATCCAGAAAAATCCATGTTGATTTGTTGTTGTTAATACTATATAATATTATCTATTTTTTGCGCAAACTGTATATTCCTTGATAATCGTACATATTGTACGTACAGAAAAAACTGTACACACATTACGTAGAGATTACTTATAAATCCTTCCATATCCTTCTAGATGCTATTTGCCTGTAAACTTTTAACTTCTTTTTTACTTTGTTATACTACTAATAACTAATTACTGATAAGTTGGAGGAGGTAGGATGGAAAACTGCGAGAAAGAAATCAAAGATTTGCAAGAACTTAACAAAGCGCGTGAGCGATTTGTTAGTGAAATTGCTAAGAATATTCATCTATATGGAATCTCTCAATCTGTTGGTCGCTTGTATGGTACCGTTTTTTTCTCAGAGGAACCAATGACCCTAGATGAAATGAGTGACGAACTCGGGATGAGTAAGACAAGCATGAGTACAGGGATCCGAATGCTCCTCGATGCCCAGATGGTAGAACGTGTGTGGGAAAAGGGAATAAGAAAAGATCTTTATAGAACTGAAGAAGATTGGTATCGTTCATTTTCGCATGTTTTTATCACTCGGTGGAGAAATGCTACAGAACAGAATATGATTGCAATCCAAGAAACAAAATCTTCATTAGAGGCATTAAATGCAGAAACTCAGGTAGAGAAGATCAGAGACCTAATTCAATTAGATTTGACGAAACTCAGTCAGGCAGAAGCTTACTATAAATGGTTAGATGATGTAATATCCCTATTTGAGACAGGTGAAATATTTAAAATTGTTCCAAAGCAAGAACCAACTTAAAAACTAGGAAAACTGCTAAAATTAGAGATAATAGATTAAGAAATTAAAAAACGCACGGATTCGTGCGTTTTTTTGCTACCTTTAACTATTATGCATTTACCAAAAGCGGTAACAGGTATTATGTTCTTAAAGAGTTCGGATGTAGAACGCCAAAAGGCATGAAAATGCAGGATTCTTGTTCCAAAGAGCGCAGTTGGACCGCTAGGAGGCATTAAGATGAAGGATTCATGTTCCAAGGAGAGTTGTTGGATCCCCACAAGGAATTAAAGTGCAGTGGTAGAAAAAATGGATTATGAAATTTAGTAAATTGCGATTATAATGAAGAAAGTAATAGATTTATAGTGGAAATAATTCGAAAAATAGTTTATAACAAAAATTGGATACTAAATTTGTTTTAAAAGAAATTAGTAAGCGTGTAACTTTTCAAAAAAAATAACGACAAGTATAGTGAGGGGGAAAGAAGCAGTGAATGATGAATTTGAACGCTTGTACGAAACTTATCACCATTCATTATTTCAGTTTCTGTTTTACATGGTACGCAATAGACAAATTGCCGAAGAGTTAGTACAAGAAGT contains the following coding sequences:
- a CDS encoding proline/glycine betaine ABC transporter permease; this translates as MNLIPRLPLANGIDAFVDWLKNADGLFKGVTAVIRFFVDQLSAGLSVLPEWLFILMITALAFFATKKKIGLPLFVFFGLFLIQNLGYWNDMMLTLSLVLTSAGISVVFGVPIGIWMAKNKTTENVVTPILDFMQTMPAFVYLIPAVVFFGIGMVPGVIASVIFAMPPTVRLTNLGIRQVSTELIEAADAFGSTPMQKLFKVQLPMAKKTIMAGVNQSIMLALSMVVIASMIGASGLGTKVYYAVGRNDAGGGFEAGIALVIVAIILDRLTQSFNRQKGTA
- a CDS encoding GbsR/MarR family transcriptional regulator, with product MENCEKEIKDLQELNKARERFVSEIAKNIHLYGISQSVGRLYGTVFFSEEPMTLDEMSDELGMSKTSMSTGIRMLLDAQMVERVWEKGIRKDLYRTEEDWYRSFSHVFITRWRNATEQNMIAIQETKSSLEALNAETQVEKIRDLIQLDLTKLSQAEAYYKWLDDVISLFETGEIFKIVPKQEPT
- a CDS encoding glycine betaine/L-proline ABC transporter ATP-binding protein, translated to MSKIKVENLTKIFGRKPKKALELLKKNTSKDEILKQTGMTVGVNQANFEVENGEIFVIMGLSGSGKSTLVRLLNRLIEPTTGSVWIDGVDLAAMGEKELRDVRRKKLSMVFQKFGLFPFRTVLENVEYGLEVQGIEKEERKLKAISSLDLVGLNGYENMYPNELSGGMQQRVGLARALANDPDVLLMDEAFSALDPLIRKDMQDELLDLQRKMQKTIIFITHDLDEALRIGDRITIMKDGSIVQIGTPEEILKNPENDYVERFVEDVDRSKVFTAGHVMKRPETVNAEKDGLRVAMQRMKDAGISNIYVTNRNKELLGIVSAEQVSKAGKDASLLDIMDQNVPTVHPDTPLHDLFDVVSTSPIPVAVVEEDQLKGIIIRGAVLAALSSSQEVKKDESNTEASAS